Genomic window (Vibrio pomeroyi):
TAACTAGAGCAGCAGTTACAGTTGCCATTCTCTATTCCTCGGTTGATTCGAAAATAAGGTAAAAATCAGGGGCCAAAATGAGGCCCCCGATCTAACTATAACTTAGCTTACATTTAATAAAGATTTCAAAATCTAAATTAGCTAAGCCAAGCGTGATTCAGAGCCGCTATTATTCAGCTTCTACAAAACCATCTTTTTCAGCAGCTACAGCAGCAACATCTTTGTTACGACCTTCTTTAACCGCGTCTGCAGCAGCGTTTAGGTAAAGCTGTACTGCACGGATTGCATCGTCGTTACCTGGGATAACGAAGTCAACGCCGTCTGGGTTAGAGTTAGTATCAACTACAGCGTAAACTGGGATACCTAGGTTGTTTGCTTCTTTAACTGCGATGTGTTCGTGATCAGCATCGATTACGAATAGAGCGTCTGGTAGGCCGCCCATGTTCTTGATACCACCAAGAGACTTCTCTAGCTTCTCCATTTCGCGAGTACGCATTAGAGCTTCTTTCTTAGTAAGCTTGTCGAAAGTACCGTCTTGAGCTTGCGCCTCAAGTTCTTTCAGACGCTTGATAGACTGACGAACAGTTTTGTAGTTCGTTAGCATACCGCCTAACCAGCGGTTGTTAACGTAGAACTGGTTGCTGTTGATAGCAGCTTCTTTAACAGCTTCAGATGCAGCGCGCTTAGTACCAACAAAAAGAACTTTACCTTTCTTCTCGCCAACTTTAGCGATTTCAGCTAGAGCGTCGTTGAACATTGGTACAGTTTTTTCTAGGTTGATGATATGTACTTTGTTACGAGCACCAAAGATGAATGGCTTCATTTTTGGGTTCCAGTAACGAGTTTGGTGACCGAAGTGAACACCAGCTTTAAGCATATCGCGCATTGATACAGTTGCCATTTTAAAATCCTCTATGGGGTTAGGCCTCCACATCCCCCATGAATCCGACCCCTAACAACTAACCACTTTTCAGCCGTTATTCGTGTTGTTGAGGCACCCCGGAACATGTGTCGGAATGTGTGTGATTTAAAGATATAAGTTAGTAGACACAAAGTCAGTTTCGCCAATTGAAGAAAACAGTCCTGATGTCCGGCGCGCTTTATACCATATTTTGTCTATCTATGGCTAGAAAAAAATCTAAAAATGGCGACTGCTATACTGATCCCTAAAGGCGAATTTCCTCTATAAATAGTGTCCCTTTCCAATCGCTTCGGTATCAACAAACCGAACATTATTCACTCAGGTTGAGAAGTATCCACCAGCATTGTACGGATATGGGAATGTTGCGCTAAATTGCTGCACTGATAGAATAGCCCCAATATGCACACTTAGGTGCTACCAAATTAAGAGATATGCAATGGCTGTAAAAATTAAAACTGCTGAAGAAATTGAAAAAATGCGCGTCGCCGGCAAGCTGGCTTCTGAAATTCTAGAGATGATTGAACCTCACATTCAAGTGGGTACAACGACAGAAGAGCTAAACCAAATCTGTCACGAGTACGCTCTAGAAAGAGGCGCATACTCAGCACCACTTGATTACCACGGTTTCCCTAAGTCAATCTGTACGTCTATCAACCACATTGTGTGCCACGGTATTCCAGCGTCACAAGATGAGACTGGCAGCACAGGTCAATTCAAACCTGCAGTATTGAAAGATGGCGACATTCTAAACGTTGATATCACTGTGATTGTTCCTGATGACGAAAACGCAGATCTAAGCACTCGTCCACAAGGCTACCACGGTGACACATCTAAGATGTTCCTAGTGGGTGAAGTATCACCGGCTAACAAACGTCTGTGCATGGTTGCTCAAGAAGCACTTTACGAAGGCATGCGCCAAGTTAAGCCAGGTGTTCAACTTGGCCAAATCGGTACCGCTATCGAGAAGTACATCAAAACAAACAACAAGAACAACCCACGTGCGAAGTTCTCTATTGTTAAAGATTACTGTGGTCACGGCATCGGTTCTGAGTTCCACGAAGATCCACAAGTGGTTCACTACAAAAACAACGACCGCACTGTGCTAAAAGCAGGCATGTGTTTCACTATCGAGCCAATGATCAATGCTGGTAAGTTT
Coding sequences:
- the rpsB gene encoding 30S ribosomal protein S2; this encodes MATVSMRDMLKAGVHFGHQTRYWNPKMKPFIFGARNKVHIINLEKTVPMFNDALAEIAKVGEKKGKVLFVGTKRAASEAVKEAAINSNQFYVNNRWLGGMLTNYKTVRQSIKRLKELEAQAQDGTFDKLTKKEALMRTREMEKLEKSLGGIKNMGGLPDALFVIDADHEHIAVKEANNLGIPVYAVVDTNSNPDGVDFVIPGNDDAIRAVQLYLNAAADAVKEGRNKDVAAVAAEKDGFVEAE
- the map gene encoding type I methionyl aminopeptidase, with product MAVKIKTAEEIEKMRVAGKLASEILEMIEPHIQVGTTTEELNQICHEYALERGAYSAPLDYHGFPKSICTSINHIVCHGIPASQDETGSTGQFKPAVLKDGDILNVDITVIVPDDENADLSTRPQGYHGDTSKMFLVGEVSPANKRLCMVAQEALYEGMRQVKPGVQLGQIGTAIEKYIKTNNKNNPRAKFSIVKDYCGHGIGSEFHEDPQVVHYKNNDRTVLKAGMCFTIEPMINAGKFGCRLDDQDSWTVYTADSKNSAQWEHTLVVTDTGCEVLTLRSDDTIPRIMKNA